In Geoalkalibacter ferrihydriticus DSM 17813, the genomic stretch GATCTGGCGGTGAACGGCGCCGAGGCCGTGGCCGCTTTTGAAGCGGCACACCGCGACGGACGGCCCTATCGGCTCATCTGTCTGGATATCATGATGCCCGAAATGGATGGGCAGGATGTCCTCAAACTTATTCGTCGGCGCGAAGGCGAGTTGGGGGTTGCTCCACGCCATGAAGCGCGAGTGATCATGACCACCGCTCTGGATCAGCCCCGTGACGTGGTCGAAGCCTTTTATCGCGGCGGCTGCACGGATTACCTGGTCAAGCCCATCGATAAAAAGACCCTGTTGGAAAAACTGCGCGAGTGCAAGGTGATCGTTGGATGAGGGATAAGGGATGAAGGATGAAGGATCGGGGCGCTGAAAAAATCAAGGTGCTGATCGTCGATGATTCGGCGGTGGTGCGTCAGGCTCTGGCGGACATTCTCAGTTCCGATCCCGGGATTGAGGTGATCGCCACCGCGTCGGATCCTTTCGTTGCGGCCGAACGCCTCAAAAAGCAACTTCCCGATGTCATCACGCTGGACGTCGAGATGCCGCGCATGGATGGGCTCACCTTCCTGCAGAAGATCATGAGCCAGCATCCGATTCCGGTCGTGATGTGTTCGAGCCTCACCGAGCGGGGTTCGCAAACCGCGCTCAAGGCCCTGGAATACGGCGCCGTCGATATCATCACCAAGCCGCGTTTGGGCACCCGCGAGTTTCTTGCCGAGTCCAGGGTGCGTATTTGCGACGCGGTCAAGGCTGCCGCGGGCGCGCGCCTGGTCAAATTGTCGGCGCGCACCCTGGAGGCTTCGCCCAAGCTCACTGCCGACGCGATACTGCCCGTCGTGAGTTCCAAAGCCATGATCGCCACCACGGAAAAAGTCGTGGTGGTCGGCGCTTCGACGGGAGGCACCGAGGCGTTGCGGGTGTTTCTGGAAGCACTGCCTCTCGACATGCCCGGCATTGTCGTGGTGCAGCACATGCCCGAACATTTCACCGCCACTTTCGCCCAGCGCCTCGACAGCCTCTGCCGGGTGTCCGTCAAGGAGGCGGAGGATAACGACACGGTGCTGCGGGGACGGGTGCTTATCGCCCCCGGAAACCGCCATTGCCTGCTCAAACGCAGCGGCGCGCGCTACTATGTGGAGATCAAGGACGGCCCCTTGGTGTCGCGCCATCGCCCCTCGGTGGATGTACTGTTTCGATCGACCGCACGTTATGCCGGAGCCAACGCCGTGGGAATCATCATGACCGGCATGGGTGACGACGGTGCGCGCGGCATGCGTGAGATGAAGGATGCCGGGGCGCGGACCATCGCTCAGGATGAAGCGACCTGCGTGGTGTTCGGCATGCCCAACGAGGCGGTCAAGCATGGAGGAGTGGATAAGGTTCTGCCTCTGGAAAAAATTGCCGCAGAGGTGTTGCGGATGGTTTAAGGGCGGTTGTTTGTCCTTTGTTGTTCGCGCTGAATCTTGCCGATTGGGGATGGTCGGCTATACTCTTTTCATGCAGTATACGGTTTGAGCTGTTCCTCTTTGCAGAGGGGAGTAGAGCATGGGCGAAGGATCTGGTCGGTCCGCGCAGTCCGCTTCTCCTCGGTGTTCCTCTAAGACCGAGCCGTCCTTCACTTTTCAGGTGGATGCGCCGGTTTCGTCCGTTCTTTTCATTGCCTCCTCGGTTTTAAGTCTCACCCTGATTTTTACCGCGCGCAATAGTACCATCGGCGTTCTGGCTGCCTTCGGCTGGGGTGACGGCCCGCTCTTCTGGCAGGGTGAGTTGTGGCGGCTGTGGATCAACAGCCTGCTGCACAACAACATCTTCCACTATCTGTTCAACATCTACTGGGTGCTGCGTTTCTCGCCGGTACTTGAAGCTCTGATCGGCTCACGGCGTTACCTGGTACTGCTGGTAACGGCGGGCTGGGTGGTGGGAATGGCCGGGAATCTCACCTGGGAGGTGGGGGGCATCGGGCTTTCCGGGCTGGTCTATTTCATGTTCGGCTATCTCGATCGCCTGCGCCCCGCACACAAGGCGGCGCGTCGGGTGTGCGACGGGCCGACGCGGGTACTGTTCTACTCCTGGCTGGCCATCGGCCCGCTCATCACCCTCGCCGGCCTGGTGGCCATCGGCAACGTCGTCCATCTGGCCGGTCTGCTCTTCGGCTTGATCGCCTTTGAAGTCCATCGGCGCACGCGTTCCTGGTCCCGGCCAGGGCGCATGTTGCCGGCGGGCGTTCTGTTGGCGACACTGCTGATGTGCGGCGTCTATCTCTATCGTCCGGTCCTCAACCCCGACTGGCATTACTGGAAGGCCTACACGTCCGAAGATGTCGTCGTGCAACTGGCCCACTATCAGAAAGTTCTCGAGCTGGCTCCGGACAACAATCCCGCACGCTACAACCTCGGTCTGCTGCATTTCGAGCAAGGCAACTTCGGCGGTGCCGAGGAAAACTGGCTCCAGATTGCCGCCCGTGAACCCGAAAACGCTGAAATCTGCCGCGCCCTTTTCTCTCTCTACGCCCGCAAGGGCGATGCCGCCGCCATGGAAACCTGGGCCAGGCGCTTTGAGAGCGCGAGGCAGGCATTGTAGACCTTTGCGGGGTCGGACCAAGCCAACCCCTTGATATTTAAACAAAACAGGCCCAAAAAGAAGCGTATTTCACGCTTATAGGCCAATTTTTCGGGGTGAAATCGTCGCCATAACTTTCTTCTGGTTCACGCAGAACGAAAAATCGCCCTGTCCGTCAATGNACGCTTATAGGCCAATTTTTCGGGGTGAAATCGTCGCCATAACTTTCTTCTGGTTCACGCAGAACGAAAAATCGCCCTGTCCGTCAATGTTGCGGTTTTTGCCACGCGCG encodes the following:
- a CDS encoding response regulator, translated to MRILIVEDDFTSRRLMHKLLENLGECDLAVNGAEAVAAFEAAHRDGRPYRLICLDIMMPEMDGQDVLKLIRRREGELGVAPRHEARVIMTTALDQPRDVVEAFYRGGCTDYLVKPIDKKTLLEKLRECKVIVG
- a CDS encoding protein-glutamate methylesterase/protein-glutamine glutaminase, which produces MKDRGAEKIKVLIVDDSAVVRQALADILSSDPGIEVIATASDPFVAAERLKKQLPDVITLDVEMPRMDGLTFLQKIMSQHPIPVVMCSSLTERGSQTALKALEYGAVDIITKPRLGTREFLAESRVRICDAVKAAAGARLVKLSARTLEASPKLTADAILPVVSSKAMIATTEKVVVVGASTGGTEALRVFLEALPLDMPGIVVVQHMPEHFTATFAQRLDSLCRVSVKEAEDNDTVLRGRVLIAPGNRHCLLKRSGARYYVEIKDGPLVSRHRPSVDVLFRSTARYAGANAVGIIMTGMGDDGARGMREMKDAGARTIAQDEATCVVFGMPNEAVKHGGVDKVLPLEKIAAEVLRMV
- a CDS encoding rhomboid family intramembrane serine protease, yielding MGEGSGRSAQSASPRCSSKTEPSFTFQVDAPVSSVLFIASSVLSLTLIFTARNSTIGVLAAFGWGDGPLFWQGELWRLWINSLLHNNIFHYLFNIYWVLRFSPVLEALIGSRRYLVLLVTAGWVVGMAGNLTWEVGGIGLSGLVYFMFGYLDRLRPAHKAARRVCDGPTRVLFYSWLAIGPLITLAGLVAIGNVVHLAGLLFGLIAFEVHRRTRSWSRPGRMLPAGVLLATLLMCGVYLYRPVLNPDWHYWKAYTSEDVVVQLAHYQKVLELAPDNNPARYNLGLLHFEQGNFGGAEENWLQIAAREPENAEICRALFSLYARKGDAAAMETWARRFESARQAL